A genomic window from Candidatus Edwardsbacteria bacterium includes:
- a CDS encoding efflux RND transporter periplasmic adaptor subunit codes for MINFKSKKLWIITAASLLVVILVVSNIVKGTKKLAVQSAKVKKGEIVSVVSAPGNVKAETEVQISAYVMGKISRLPVKEGDLVKKGQILVQIDPTNYAAQVKQARASLELAKANLAQTELIYKRKQELFAAGLISQEENEATTTQFNLDRARLTQAEASLEQAQDTYSKTTITSPINGTVVQLNVEVGEVVVTGTMNNAGSVIMTVADLSQMEVEAQVDESDVKDIRIGQPAEIEVDAILGKTFKGEVSEVGNAAISSVSVSSSSNASVNYTVKTRFLERSEDLKSGMSANVDITTSHKKDILLIPIQSVVMRKVDSERKAAERKKGKGGALAGENPSDGKKVKEKEQEVVYAVEKGKAVILPVETGVSDQDNIEVLSGLTDGQEVIKGPFSILRNLKHQDKVKIIRDQVAGKQGNRGR; via the coding sequence ATGATCAACTTCAAAAGCAAGAAATTATGGATAATAACCGCGGCATCGCTGCTGGTGGTGATCCTGGTGGTTTCCAATATAGTGAAGGGCACCAAAAAACTGGCCGTCCAGTCCGCCAAGGTCAAGAAGGGCGAGATAGTCTCCGTCGTCTCGGCCCCCGGTAACGTCAAGGCCGAGACCGAGGTTCAGATATCGGCCTACGTGATGGGCAAGATCAGCCGCCTCCCGGTGAAGGAGGGCGACCTGGTTAAAAAGGGCCAGATCCTGGTGCAGATAGACCCCACCAACTATGCCGCCCAGGTCAAGCAGGCCCGGGCCAGCCTGGAGCTGGCCAAAGCCAACCTGGCCCAGACCGAGCTGATCTATAAACGCAAGCAGGAGCTGTTTGCCGCCGGGCTGATATCCCAGGAGGAAAATGAGGCCACCACCACCCAATTCAATCTGGACCGGGCCCGTCTGACCCAGGCCGAAGCCTCGCTGGAGCAGGCCCAGGACACCTACAGCAAGACCACCATCACCTCGCCCATCAATGGCACGGTGGTCCAGCTGAACGTGGAGGTGGGGGAAGTGGTGGTCACCGGGACCATGAACAACGCCGGGTCGGTGATCATGACGGTGGCCGACCTGTCCCAGATGGAGGTGGAGGCCCAGGTGGACGAAAGCGACGTCAAGGACATCCGGATCGGCCAGCCGGCCGAGATCGAGGTGGACGCCATCCTGGGCAAAACATTCAAGGGCGAGGTCTCCGAAGTGGGTAACGCCGCCATATCCAGCGTCAGCGTCTCCAGCAGCAGCAACGCCTCGGTCAATTATACGGTCAAGACCAGGTTCCTCGAAAGGTCGGAGGACCTCAAGTCCGGGATGTCGGCCAACGTGGACATCACCACCTCCCACAAGAAGGACATCCTGCTGATCCCCATCCAGTCGGTGGTGATGCGCAAGGTCGATTCCGAGCGCAAGGCGGCCGAGCGAAAGAAAGGCAAGGGCGGGGCTCTGGCCGGGGAAAATCCCAGCGACGGCAAGAAGGTCAAGGAGAAGGAGCAGGAGGTGGTCTACGCCGTGGAGAAGGGGAAAGCAGTCATCCTGCCGGTGGAGACCGGTGTCTCCGACCAGGATAACATAGAGGTGCTCTCCGGCCTCACCGACGGCCAGGAAGTGATCAAGGGCCCGTTCAGCATCCTGAGGAATCTGAAACACCAGGACAAGGTAAAGATCATCAGAGACCAGGTGGCCGGCAAACAGGGCAACCGGGGAAGGTAG
- a CDS encoding TolC family protein, whose protein sequence is MKNLFLVLMLSWVSASMISAQPADQLLTVEQCVEMALKQSPDMVRAQSSLTIAGAGLQTSVSGILPHINASSSYGQSGPATTYDAFYNAVEGGKNESYRTSLSASQSVVNLSQWADILGSYRSRQAAKSGYQQAMASLVYNVKAAYYNLVKLQKAMEVAEASVKQSEEQSKQAKLMYQLGSISQADMLKIQVRLMQSKIDLLNAQSAQLTGRQTIANILGLAGEVRVGSEVAFPDTTQQAYTIESLDDKTIESNPGYLSAQKNHQAKKSSAWAAYLSKLPSLSFSYSYGYSDSMQFTNSDSWNAHDYWNASLALSWNIFDGTASMARIRQARAQARAAEADMISARQSVYSELKQAQIGLKTAKEAVALVGDLLQQASEDYRLTNEKYKLGSASVLDLLTSQLTYNQAQQQATNALCEYYLAEARTAKALGRW, encoded by the coding sequence ATGAAAAACCTGTTCCTGGTATTGATGCTTTCCTGGGTGTCGGCATCAATGATATCCGCCCAACCGGCCGATCAACTATTGACTGTCGAACAGTGCGTGGAGATGGCCCTTAAACAGAGCCCGGATATGGTGCGGGCCCAAAGCAGCCTGACCATTGCCGGGGCCGGTCTGCAGACCTCGGTGTCGGGTATCCTGCCGCACATAAATGCCTCCTCCAGCTACGGGCAGAGCGGGCCGGCCACTACTTACGATGCCTTCTATAATGCCGTCGAAGGGGGGAAAAATGAAAGTTACCGGACCTCGTTGTCCGCCAGCCAGAGCGTGGTTAATCTCTCCCAGTGGGCGGATATCCTGGGATCGTACCGGTCGCGGCAGGCTGCCAAATCCGGATATCAGCAAGCGATGGCTTCGCTGGTCTATAATGTCAAAGCGGCCTACTACAATCTGGTGAAACTGCAGAAGGCCATGGAGGTGGCCGAGGCCTCGGTCAAGCAAAGCGAGGAGCAGTCCAAGCAGGCCAAACTGATGTACCAGCTGGGCTCCATCAGCCAGGCCGACATGCTGAAGATACAGGTGCGCCTGATGCAGAGCAAGATAGATCTGCTGAATGCCCAGAGCGCCCAGCTGACCGGCCGGCAGACAATAGCCAACATTCTGGGCCTGGCCGGAGAAGTGCGGGTTGGCTCGGAAGTGGCATTTCCGGACACTACCCAGCAGGCCTACACCATAGAATCCTTGGATGACAAGACCATCGAAAGCAACCCCGGCTATCTGTCGGCCCAGAAAAACCACCAAGCCAAGAAATCCTCCGCCTGGGCGGCATATCTTAGCAAGCTGCCATCCCTGTCTTTTTCGTATAGCTACGGATATTCCGATAGTATGCAATTTACCAACAGCGACAGCTGGAACGCCCACGATTACTGGAATGCCAGCCTGGCCCTCAGCTGGAATATTTTTGACGGCACAGCCTCGATGGCCAGGATCAGGCAGGCCAGGGCCCAGGCCAGAGCGGCCGAGGCCGACATGATCTCGGCCCGGCAATCGGTCTATTCCGAACTTAAACAGGCGCAGATCGGGCTGAAGACCGCCAAGGAGGCGGTAGCGCTGGTGGGGGACCTGCTGCAGCAGGCCAGCGAGGATTACCGTCTGACCAACGAAAAATACAAACTGGGATCGGCTTCGGTGCTGGACCTGTTGACCAGCCAGCTTACATACAACCAGGCCCAACAGCAGGCCACCAATGCCCTGTGCGAATATTATCTGGCGGAGGCCAGGACCGCCAAAGCCCTGGGCAGGTGGTGA
- a CDS encoding TetR/AcrR family transcriptional regulator, with protein MRTLNDNKKLDILRAAGKVFPRKGFHKTLMDDVAREAKIGKGTIYRYFSHKEDLFFSILENAMDEMYGRMMAARGKRNSPENKVAGMLEALADFVTENRALLNLMHEIEGKEIMKRVKKIKAHNHKVIKVLADELENGARAGKFKQGDYTLWAGMMAMASRGAFHSHPEISKSKTIKNITDLFFYGIAKS; from the coding sequence ATGCGAACCCTGAACGATAACAAGAAGCTGGACATCCTGAGAGCCGCCGGGAAGGTGTTCCCCCGGAAAGGTTTTCATAAAACGTTGATGGACGATGTGGCCCGGGAGGCAAAGATCGGCAAGGGCACCATCTATCGATATTTTTCCCACAAGGAGGACCTGTTCTTCAGCATATTGGAAAATGCCATGGATGAGATGTACGGCCGGATGATGGCCGCCAGGGGAAAGCGGAACAGCCCGGAAAATAAGGTGGCAGGTATGTTGGAGGCCCTGGCGGATTTTGTGACCGAAAACCGCGCCCTGCTCAATCTGATGCACGAGATCGAAGGCAAGGAGATAATGAAGAGGGTCAAAAAGATCAAGGCCCACAACCATAAGGTGATAAAGGTCCTGGCCGATGAACTGGAGAACGGCGCCAGGGCCGGCAAGTTCAAGCAGGGCGATTATACCTTGTGGGCCGGCATGATGGCCATGGCCAGCCGGGGGGCATTCCATTCACATCCCGAAATATCCAAAAGCAAGACCATCAAGAACATAACTGATCTTTTCTTCTACGGCATAGCAAAAAGTTAG
- a CDS encoding ribonuclease H-like domain-containing protein: MPLFLDIETDFRQNITVLGFYSESTGFQQIVGRDITKVRITRRLPKPSIKDPGEAAGPDRRGLYTFNGHCFDLPVIKKKLGLALREKYDSIDLRYLCKKHGLVGGQKAIEKMLGIGRDLPDMDGRDALYLWQNYIEYGSIDSLNTLLAYNQEDVMNMVRIKEIVGKMSNDIKPY; this comes from the coding sequence ATGCCATTATTTTTGGACATCGAAACCGATTTCCGCCAAAACATCACCGTCCTGGGATTTTATTCGGAATCCACCGGGTTCCAGCAGATAGTGGGAAGGGATATAACCAAGGTCCGAATAACCAGACGTTTGCCTAAACCAAGCATCAAAGATCCCGGAGAGGCAGCGGGCCCGGACCGGAGGGGATTGTATACCTTCAACGGGCATTGTTTCGACCTCCCGGTCATCAAGAAAAAACTGGGGCTGGCCCTGAGGGAGAAGTATGATTCCATCGACCTGCGATATCTCTGCAAAAAACACGGGCTGGTCGGGGGGCAGAAAGCCATCGAGAAGATGCTGGGGATCGGGAGGGATCTGCCGGATATGGACGGGCGCGATGCCTTGTATCTGTGGCAAAATTATATCGAATACGGCAGCATTGACTCATTGAACACGTTACTGGCCTATAACCAGGAGGATGTGATGAATATGGTGAGGATAAAGGAAATTGTGGGAAAAATGTCAAATGATATTAAACCTTATTGA
- a CDS encoding AsmA family protein has product MNKFIKISLFVLAAFVFIFVAAGITLKLMFPPAKLRALLMPKIEQAVGRPVKVESFSLKVWTGLGVQLKGIELANAQDFDPKPMATIEAVTLKVNLLALLKRQLAVTSLVIDRPSLLIEKSTKGAFNFDDLIKAVPVDSSQKAPPPGSSPVSIAVQSFRINDGSFIFEDKQLKVRVEALGINEQLRLDADAKLENIHTTGWIKVKEIRTTMPGISLSRIYANVDHDISVNLPAAVVTINHLTVAPQGIALTLAGTVAEFDSLPVLDLALKTTAIDMKQIFAAIPAEFKAQARDVQATGKIELGLKITGQIDPQDPKSMPKVDGMVGLRNIGVKYAMLPKSISDVNGEINFTENDLDIKKISAKLGTAGFEMSCLVRNFEDPYIKAAFKGNFDLGEVKEYVPLEEGMTLAGKIKADFKVDGKINDINTFNMDGRVDIEKISLATKALMKPVTDLSGTVQLTKNLINVPDISCRIGRSSMSLTAQVKNFLSLAPEMPAPKPGQPAIALPKQGKAVITFALNSPLLDLDEMLPPLPKPGQAAATKGQAQPAPMPVLPPLPDFLMDGKVRIAQVKFLKIDYDNLAGNLSINDRKLNLDGQVGIYSGKVLGSLWSDLSDLTKIEYKLKAQASQLEANDFLSALTPFKDRMFTKLDINGEFSGLAPDTILIKKTLKGSGSAKTGQGKIINWDLLAKVFEYTKLTGDKDLTFKSLVMGFRILNERLYLDDLKMDSRFGDVNLTGSSGFDGTLDYRVSIKLTKEESDKLRARSSATSLFSDKDGRMVLDLLIKGPAPKPSIGWDTQMAQARLKGKAQEEMDKAKAQAQAEADKLKQQAQAEADKAKKAAEDKAKKEAEELKKKAGDKLKNLFGGH; this is encoded by the coding sequence ATGAACAAGTTCATCAAGATATCACTGTTCGTCCTGGCGGCCTTCGTCTTCATCTTTGTGGCCGCGGGGATCACCCTAAAACTGATGTTCCCGCCGGCCAAGCTGAGGGCCCTGCTGATGCCCAAGATAGAGCAGGCGGTGGGACGGCCGGTCAAAGTAGAAAGCTTCTCGTTAAAGGTATGGACCGGACTGGGCGTCCAGCTCAAGGGCATTGAACTGGCCAACGCCCAGGATTTCGACCCCAAGCCGATGGCTACTATCGAGGCCGTGACATTAAAGGTCAACCTTCTGGCCCTTTTAAAGCGCCAACTGGCGGTGACAAGTCTGGTCATCGACCGACCGTCCCTCCTGATAGAAAAAAGCACCAAAGGTGCCTTCAATTTCGATGACCTTATAAAGGCGGTGCCGGTCGATTCCTCCCAGAAGGCCCCGCCGCCGGGCTCCAGCCCGGTGTCCATCGCCGTTCAATCCTTCAGGATCAACGATGGCAGTTTCATATTCGAAGACAAACAGCTTAAAGTGCGGGTCGAAGCTTTGGGCATAAACGAGCAGTTACGGCTGGATGCCGATGCCAAGCTGGAGAACATCCATACCACCGGCTGGATCAAGGTCAAGGAGATCAGGACCACCATGCCGGGCATCAGCCTCAGCCGGATCTATGCCAACGTCGATCACGATATTTCAGTCAATCTGCCGGCCGCGGTGGTCACCATCAACCATCTGACCGTGGCCCCCCAAGGTATCGCTCTGACCCTGGCCGGAACGGTGGCCGAATTCGACAGCCTGCCGGTGCTGGACCTGGCCCTGAAGACCACCGCCATCGATATGAAGCAGATCTTCGCCGCCATTCCGGCGGAGTTCAAGGCCCAGGCCAGGGACGTTCAGGCCACCGGAAAGATCGAGCTGGGATTGAAGATCACCGGGCAGATAGATCCCCAGGATCCCAAGTCCATGCCCAAGGTGGACGGTATGGTGGGCCTGCGCAACATCGGGGTGAAATACGCCATGCTGCCCAAGTCCATCTCCGACGTCAACGGGGAAATCAACTTCACCGAGAACGACCTGGACATCAAAAAGATCTCGGCCAAGCTGGGGACGGCCGGTTTCGAGATGTCCTGCCTGGTCAGGAACTTCGAGGATCCTTACATCAAGGCGGCCTTCAAGGGTAACTTCGACCTGGGCGAGGTCAAGGAGTATGTTCCCTTGGAAGAGGGCATGACCCTGGCCGGGAAGATCAAGGCCGATTTCAAGGTAGACGGGAAAATCAATGATATCAATACGTTTAACATGGACGGCCGGGTGGACATCGAAAAGATCTCCCTGGCCACCAAGGCCCTGATGAAGCCGGTGACCGATCTAAGCGGCACCGTCCAGCTGACCAAGAACCTTATCAACGTCCCGGACATCTCCTGCAGGATCGGCCGCAGCTCGATGTCGCTCACCGCCCAGGTCAAGAACTTTCTGAGCCTGGCCCCGGAAATGCCTGCGCCTAAGCCCGGCCAGCCGGCCATCGCCCTTCCCAAGCAGGGCAAGGCGGTCATCACCTTTGCCCTGAATTCCCCGCTGCTGGACCTGGATGAGATGCTGCCGCCGCTTCCCAAGCCCGGACAGGCCGCAGCCACCAAGGGCCAGGCCCAACCGGCTCCGATGCCGGTGCTGCCTCCTTTGCCGGACTTTTTGATGGACGGCAAGGTCCGGATCGCCCAGGTCAAATTCCTAAAGATAGATTACGACAACCTGGCCGGGAACCTGTCCATCAATGACCGGAAACTCAACCTGGACGGCCAGGTGGGGATTTACAGCGGGAAGGTGCTGGGCAGTCTGTGGTCCGATCTGAGCGATCTCACCAAGATCGAGTACAAGCTGAAGGCCCAGGCCAGCCAGCTGGAGGCCAACGATTTTTTAAGCGCGCTGACCCCGTTCAAGGACCGGATGTTCACCAAGCTGGATATTAACGGGGAGTTCTCGGGGCTGGCTCCGGACACCATCCTGATCAAAAAGACCCTGAAAGGCTCCGGCAGCGCCAAGACCGGCCAGGGGAAGATAATCAACTGGGACCTGCTGGCCAAGGTCTTCGAATACACCAAACTGACCGGCGACAAGGACCTGACCTTCAAGAGCCTGGTCATGGGATTCCGGATATTGAATGAAAGATTGTATCTGGACGACCTGAAGATGGACAGCCGTTTCGGCGATGTCAACCTTACCGGCAGTTCCGGGTTCGACGGCACCCTGGATTACCGGGTGTCCATCAAACTGACCAAGGAGGAATCCGACAAGCTGCGGGCCAGATCATCGGCCACCAGCCTGTTCTCCGACAAGGACGGCCGGATGGTGCTGGACCTTCTGATAAAAGGCCCGGCCCCAAAGCCGTCCATCGGCTGGGACACCCAGATGGCCCAGGCCAGGTTAAAAGGCAAGGCTCAGGAGGAAATGGACAAGGCCAAAGCCCAGGCTCAGGCCGAGGCCGACAAACTGAAACAGCAGGCTCAGGCCGAAGCGGACAAGGCCAAGAAGGCCGCCGAGGACAAGGCCAAGAAGGAGGCCGAGGAATTGAAGAAGAAGGCCGGAGACAAGCTTAAGAATTTATTTGGCGGCCATTGA
- a CDS encoding GNAT family N-acetyltransferase produces MGKYILIETDNLILRHFSADDAGKVLQMSREEGLRRWIPDQVYKDEAESARVIKFLIEQYPAEPAPQTKPLVLGVELKQTGELIGHVGFSPAENSVEIGYAIEEKLQGKGYATEAVRAMSGWAVGELGLPEILGIVAGGNAKSCRVLEKAGYSLVEEKEKIMLGNCRLCKVYRYSLPGFGAVGRD; encoded by the coding sequence ATGGGAAAATATATTTTGATAGAAACAGACAATTTGATCCTGCGCCATTTTTCCGCAGATGACGCCGGCAAGGTGCTGCAAATGAGCCGGGAAGAAGGCCTGCGGCGCTGGATCCCGGACCAGGTATATAAGGATGAAGCAGAATCGGCCAGGGTGATAAAATTCCTGATCGAGCAATATCCGGCCGAACCGGCGCCCCAAACAAAACCCTTGGTGCTGGGCGTCGAGTTGAAACAAACCGGGGAGCTGATCGGCCATGTCGGTTTCAGCCCGGCAGAGAACAGCGTGGAGATCGGGTATGCCATAGAGGAAAAGCTCCAGGGCAAAGGCTATGCCACGGAAGCGGTTCGCGCCATGAGTGGCTGGGCGGTCGGGGAATTGGGACTTCCGGAGATCTTGGGGATCGTGGCCGGTGGGAATGCCAAGTCCTGCCGGGTGCTGGAGAAGGCGGGCTATAGCCTGGTCGAGGAGAAAGAAAAAATCATGTTAGGAAACTGCCGTTTATGCAAGGTCTATCGGTATAGCCTGCCCGGTTTCGGAGCCGTTGGGAGGGATTAA
- a CDS encoding FlgD immunoglobulin-like domain containing protein, with protein MRQNRICSTVKKHYWAVIIVLALFWKPAPAQEYRPSLLVPPPYGHSYGFHKAGRFYLKILLSLGAGFDDPQGIAAVKLKSTDDPSTIEDDDELTVYAANSNRHQIIYNRGLAGLSAYGSLGSGNGQFHNPQGVAATEDGFVYVADMNNNRVVCLYNEKGKLEFIRNIGEGELSHPMGCAVDAAGNLYVTDTDHNRIVVYDKVGRRTRIMDVGGRLDRPSAIAVVDFADRWNFHHQTVIVVSDSVNGRVRKLDQFGKIQAEITGGDIAMPGAYFAWLALDFYGSVYATDMVNHQVHKFDHDLKYVSGFGRQGKGDNEFESPRGIAIWKRYGQVFVLERESVQYYWVGVDGYIEGLYPKKLSKDFPGPTISLILYEPGDFKIQVTDSAGNLVKNLVNEFRETLGLNNIVWDGTDEKGGLVPPGEYIINVTIEPTYSAKGYFSKKLTARIVKE; from the coding sequence ATGAGGCAAAACCGGATCTGTTCCACAGTGAAAAAACACTATTGGGCGGTGATCATTGTGCTGGCACTTTTCTGGAAGCCGGCGCCGGCCCAGGAATACCGGCCCAGCCTGCTGGTGCCGCCGCCCTATGGCCATTCCTATGGCTTTCACAAGGCCGGGAGATTCTACTTAAAAATTCTTCTCAGCCTGGGGGCCGGGTTCGATGATCCGCAGGGCATCGCCGCGGTAAAGTTAAAATCCACCGATGATCCCTCCACCATTGAAGATGATGACGAGCTGACGGTCTATGCCGCCAATTCAAACCGCCACCAGATAATCTATAACCGCGGATTGGCCGGTTTGTCGGCCTATGGCTCGCTGGGGTCCGGCAACGGGCAGTTCCATAACCCCCAGGGAGTGGCGGCCACCGAGGACGGCTTTGTCTACGTGGCCGATATGAACAACAACCGGGTGGTCTGTCTATACAACGAGAAAGGGAAGCTGGAATTCATCCGTAATATAGGGGAAGGCGAGCTGTCACATCCCATGGGCTGCGCAGTGGACGCCGCCGGAAATCTTTATGTGACCGATACCGATCATAACCGTATTGTGGTTTATGACAAGGTGGGCCGCCGGACCCGGATCATGGATGTCGGGGGAAGGCTGGACCGGCCATCGGCCATAGCGGTGGTCGATTTCGCCGACCGGTGGAATTTCCACCATCAGACGGTCATTGTTGTATCCGACTCGGTCAATGGCCGGGTCCGCAAGCTCGACCAGTTCGGCAAGATACAGGCCGAGATCACCGGCGGAGACATAGCCATGCCCGGGGCCTATTTTGCCTGGCTGGCCCTGGATTTCTATGGCAGCGTCTATGCCACCGATATGGTCAACCACCAGGTGCACAAGTTCGACCACGATCTCAAATATGTGTCCGGATTCGGCCGGCAGGGAAAGGGCGACAACGAGTTCGAATCGCCCCGGGGCATCGCCATCTGGAAGAGGTACGGCCAGGTTTTCGTCCTGGAGCGGGAATCGGTGCAGTATTACTGGGTGGGCGTAGACGGCTATATCGAGGGATTGTACCCCAAGAAACTGAGCAAAGACTTTCCCGGGCCCACCATATCGCTGATCCTTTACGAACCGGGGGATTTCAAGATCCAGGTCACCGACAGCGCCGGGAACCTGGTCAAAAACCTGGTCAACGAGTTCCGGGAGACCCTGGGGCTGAACAATATCGTCTGGGACGGCACCGACGAGAAGGGGGGGCTGGTCCCGCCCGGCGAATACATCATCAACGTGACCATCGAACCCACCTATTCTGCCAAGGGATATTTCAGCAAGAAGCTTACCGCCAGGATTGTGAAGGAATAA
- a CDS encoding transglycosylase SLT domain-containing protein, with amino-acid sequence MRKYLLLVLLFIIPGSLPSQETSDAVQQAMMLGEWLEYGRALDVLKGIPDDSLSQHNKIRLLILSGDHHRAIKEAGDFLQRWPGSPRGIDCKWQRAYSLKKIGLYRDALYDFLDLARQDPLLADIAWMNAGFCYQQQGQSKTAGRIFDSLASDGSSQGTDSLLISLLMAQPVSVSGSAPPPVRQGTIYKASRLISQKKYESARNLLTRFVRFNKGSSLLGQAQYLIGKCLERQGKLTLAAQAYLKVPEVQSGSSWADEALFRAGWCQYKMKAYGRALKHWREAQRRYPQSDFAEVSVFWQGKALEERGDSLAARGKYQELAAKYEYTYYGWRAREKLKGYSPSGDSLSPDKVAQLAFLDSAVAEPQLEPESWIKNHRRFSQASRLVDMGLLDEAAKLAEAIRKISWNDPAALHYLAQLFSQAGMDPQAIYCAKRSFDLWMGPRPRALIETLYPQRYLRSIEAALAESPVETALVLSVMRQESKFVAAARSRAGARGLMQIMPKTGQRLSGLKKFRPDTLYHPETSIVYGTRFLSSLLKQFDGSIVHTLAAYNAGPYRVKQWLKSERCRNDDDYLIEEIPYLETRNYIKKVMVGYYVYRWLLEEKL; translated from the coding sequence ATGAGGAAATACCTGCTTCTGGTCCTGCTGTTCATAATCCCCGGCAGCCTTCCCTCCCAGGAGACGTCGGATGCGGTACAGCAGGCTATGATGCTGGGGGAGTGGCTGGAATACGGCAGGGCCCTGGATGTCTTAAAAGGCATCCCCGACGATTCCCTCTCGCAGCATAATAAAATCAGGCTGTTGATCCTGTCCGGCGATCATCACAGAGCCATCAAGGAGGCGGGCGACTTTTTACAGCGTTGGCCCGGCTCTCCCCGGGGGATCGATTGCAAATGGCAGAGAGCCTACAGCCTGAAGAAGATCGGGCTTTACCGTGATGCCCTGTATGATTTCCTGGACCTGGCCCGGCAGGATCCCCTGCTGGCGGATATCGCCTGGATGAACGCCGGGTTCTGCTATCAGCAGCAGGGGCAGTCCAAAACGGCCGGCAGGATCTTTGACAGCCTGGCTTCTGACGGAAGCAGCCAGGGGACCGACAGTCTGCTGATATCGCTATTGATGGCCCAGCCGGTGTCAGTCTCCGGCAGCGCCCCGCCGCCGGTCCGCCAGGGTACCATCTATAAAGCCAGCCGGCTGATCAGCCAAAAAAAGTATGAATCGGCCAGGAACCTGCTGACCAGGTTCGTCCGTTTCAACAAGGGCAGCAGCCTGCTGGGCCAGGCCCAGTACCTGATAGGCAAATGTTTGGAGCGGCAGGGCAAGCTGACCCTGGCCGCCCAGGCCTATCTGAAAGTGCCCGAGGTTCAGTCCGGCAGCAGTTGGGCTGACGAGGCTCTTTTCAGGGCCGGTTGGTGCCAGTATAAAATGAAAGCCTATGGCAGAGCCCTGAAACACTGGCGGGAGGCCCAGAGAAGATACCCCCAGAGCGATTTCGCAGAGGTGTCCGTTTTTTGGCAGGGAAAGGCCCTGGAGGAGAGGGGCGACAGCCTGGCCGCCCGGGGAAAATACCAGGAATTGGCTGCAAAATACGAATATACTTATTACGGCTGGAGGGCCAGGGAAAAATTGAAGGGATATTCCCCTTCCGGGGACAGCCTCTCTCCCGACAAGGTCGCCCAGCTGGCCTTTTTGGATTCCGCCGTGGCCGAGCCCCAGCTTGAGCCGGAAAGCTGGATCAAAAACCATCGGAGGTTCAGCCAGGCATCCCGGCTGGTGGATATGGGCCTGCTGGATGAGGCTGCCAAGCTGGCCGAAGCCATCAGGAAGATCAGCTGGAACGATCCGGCGGCCCTTCATTACCTGGCCCAGCTTTTCAGCCAGGCGGGGATGGACCCCCAGGCCATCTATTGCGCCAAGAGATCGTTTGACCTCTGGATGGGGCCCCGGCCCAGGGCTTTGATAGAGACCTTGTATCCCCAAAGGTATCTTCGCTCCATAGAAGCAGCCCTGGCGGAGAGCCCGGTAGAAACGGCCCTGGTGCTTTCGGTGATGAGGCAGGAGAGCAAATTCGTGGCTGCCGCCCGCTCCCGGGCCGGGGCCAGGGGCCTGATGCAGATCATGCCCAAGACCGGCCAGCGGCTGTCCGGCTTGAAAAAATTCAGGCCCGACACCTTGTATCACCCCGAAACCTCCATCGTTTACGGCACCAGATTTTTGTCCAGCCTGCTTAAGCAGTTCGACGGTTCAATCGTTCACACCCTGGCCGCCTATAATGCCGGGCCTTATCGGGTCAAGCAGTGGCTCAAATCGGAGCGCTGTCGGAATGATGACGACTATCTGATAGAGGAGATACCCTATCTGGAGACCAGGAATTATATAAAAAAGGTAATGGTCGGTTATTACGTATACCGTTGGTTATTGGAGGAGAAACTATGA